Proteins co-encoded in one Desulfitibacter alkalitolerans DSM 16504 genomic window:
- a CDS encoding branched-chain amino acid ABC transporter substrate-binding protein yields the protein MKIKKQWVLLLVVAVLALAIVGCGQKAEQPKPADPAPGEEVKFDGEVLIGIMVPTTGGEATYGQDMVNAIQIAADEINAAGGILGKEIKLTVGDDGCDPQMAAAAASKLVSEEVVAVVGGYCSGATLPTLKIYGDAKIPMVIPAANSTRIAEENPGWSFQINGTGFHQAAKAVEWFEHLGVETISLIHMGDGFSADLADLTKKAWEAKGKQVVTYDVVNRGEQDFSALVTKIRSANPDGVYWTAYHAEGAPLIRQLRQGGYQGEIIVSDGSSSVQLLELAGSASEGVYCTAPPVVDFLPQAQEFINTYVSRFNQQPGPYAGLSYDGMRLLAHAIEQAGSFDTDAIRQALDATDNFPTLAGPVSFTPEKTLVESNFVILKAEGGKWVLAE from the coding sequence GTGAAGATTAAAAAACAATGGGTTTTATTACTAGTTGTTGCAGTATTAGCTTTAGCCATTGTAGGATGTGGACAGAAGGCTGAGCAGCCAAAGCCTGCTGATCCAGCTCCAGGTGAAGAAGTGAAATTTGATGGAGAGGTTCTGATAGGCATTATGGTGCCAACAACAGGCGGTGAGGCTACTTATGGACAGGACATGGTAAATGCTATTCAAATTGCTGCAGATGAAATTAATGCAGCAGGGGGAATTCTCGGTAAAGAGATTAAGCTGACAGTAGGCGATGACGGTTGTGATCCACAGATGGCTGCTGCAGCGGCAAGTAAGCTTGTTTCTGAAGAGGTTGTGGCTGTAGTAGGTGGATATTGCTCAGGGGCAACCCTTCCTACACTAAAGATTTATGGGGATGCTAAAATACCAATGGTTATCCCTGCAGCTAACTCAACTAGAATTGCTGAGGAAAATCCAGGCTGGTCCTTCCAGATCAACGGCACTGGTTTCCACCAGGCTGCCAAGGCGGTAGAGTGGTTTGAGCACCTGGGAGTAGAAACAATCTCATTAATTCATATGGGAGATGGTTTCTCAGCTGATCTAGCAGACTTGACCAAAAAAGCATGGGAAGCAAAGGGCAAGCAAGTTGTTACTTATGATGTTGTCAATAGGGGAGAGCAGGATTTCTCAGCCCTTGTAACAAAAATCAGATCTGCAAATCCAGATGGTGTTTATTGGACTGCATATCATGCTGAAGGTGCTCCACTAATTAGACAGCTGCGTCAGGGTGGATATCAGGGTGAAATTATTGTTAGTGACGGCTCCAGTTCAGTACAGCTTTTAGAGCTTGCAGGGTCAGCATCAGAAGGTGTATATTGCACTGCACCTCCAGTAGTTGACTTTTTGCCCCAGGCACAAGAGTTTATTAATACCTATGTAAGCAGGTTTAATCAACAGCCTGGTCCCTATGCTGGATTATCCTATGATGGAATGCGTTTACTGGCTCATGCCATTGAGCAGGCTGGAAGCTTTGATACAGATGCAATTCGTCAAGCACTTGATGCTACTGACAATTTCCCAACTTTAGCAGGTCCAGTTAGCTTTACACCTGAAAAGACATTGGTTGAAAGTAACTTTGTTATCTTAAAAGCTGAAGGTGGCAAGTGGGTTCTAGCAGAATAA